A genomic region of Papaver somniferum cultivar HN1 chromosome 7, ASM357369v1, whole genome shotgun sequence contains the following coding sequences:
- the LOC113295613 gene encoding uncharacterized protein LOC113295613 codes for MALSYMIKQAQEQGLISGFQVVEGGKLVSHLQFADDTLIFLDANLIQGIKVTTSCPAISHLFFTDDCLIFTHVNPDQVSNLNSIIENFSKISGQAINFDKSGLAFSPKTSSQSINAITNTLNIKRLGLQDKYLGVPLLLQRNKTESFSGLTGGFEIRLGNWRSKHLNLPARTVLGSLATHQMSVFPMPKKLKDRMDTIQKRFLWNKASNSRGVTLIPWTTIAGPKCKGGLNIRQTDIFNKALLTKLAWRMLNEPDSLCFIILKHMSNVSWLWRAICKGLEVIKNYYCWEISNGKSINIWKDVWVPSLGVKVNSRFSSLGMVKVEQLIDSYTKSWNMNIVNALFSPDIVQEIAKIRIPMIGKDQIRWTRSRNDGSTPSGIGLMLRSCTGKFEGAKEERIQVVDEKQEEFVAALESIKWAMEQGIKNLILEGDNKNVVNAINGNMNYINWTTNSVVQECLFLLKSFENWSCSFVKRDANSIADTLAKHVRANGNGLWYLVPPDFLHGDLRKDLSM; via the exons ATGG CTCTTTCTTATATGATAAAACAAGCTCAAGAACAAGGTCTTATCTCTGGTTTTCAAGTTGTTGAAGGTGGTAAACTAGTTAGTCATCTTCAATTTGCTGATGACACCCTGATTTTCTTGGATGCT AATCTTATCCAAGGTATTAAAGTTACTACTTCTTGTCCTGCTATCTCACACTTGTTTTTTACAGATGATTGTTTAATTTTCACTCATGTAAATCCAGATCAAGTaagtaatctcaactctataATTGAGAACTTTAGCAAAATTTCAGGACAAGCTATTAACTTTGATAAATCTGGTCTAGCCTTCAGCCCCAAAACTAGCAGTCAATCCATTAATGCTATTACTAATACTCTTAATATTAAGAGACTAGGACTTCAGGACAAGTATTTAGGAGTCCCTTTGCTACTACAAAGAAATAAAACTGAATCCTTTAGTGGTTTGACAGGTGGTTTTGAAATTAGACTAGGCAATTGGAGATCCAAACATTTAAACCTTCCTGCTAGAACTGTTTTAGGTTCTCTTGCTACACATCAAATGTCTGTTTTTCCTATGcctaagaaattgaaagatagGATGGACACTATCCAAAAAAGGTTTTTATGGAACAAAGCTAGTAACTCTAGAGGTGTTACTTTAATTCCTTGGACAACTATTGCTGGTCCCAAATGTAAAGGGGGTCTTAATATTAGGCAGACTGATATCTTTAATAAAGCCCTTTTGACCAAACTTGCATGGAGAATGCTAAATGAACCTGATTCTTTATGTTTCATTATCCTTAAACATAT GTCAAATGTATCTTGGCTCTGGAGAGCCATCTGTAAAGGTTTAGAGGTTATTAAGAACTACTACTGTTGGGAAATTTCTAATGGAAAAAGTATAAACATCTGGAAGGATGTCTGGGTTCCTAGTCTAGGTGTTAAAGTTAATTCCAGATTTAGCAGTTTAGGAATGGTTAAAGTAGAACAACTTATAGATAGTTATACCAAAAGTTGGAATATGAATATTGTGAATGCTTTGTTCTCTCCAGATATTGTGCAAGAAATTGCTAAAATTAGGATTCCTATGATTGGCAAAGATCAAATTAGATGGACAAGATCTAGAAATG ATGGATCTACTCCTAGTGGAATTGGACTAATGCTGAGAAGTTGTACAGGGAAATTTGAAGGAGCCAAAGAGGAAAGGATTCAAGTAGTTGATGAAAAACAAGAAGAATTTGTTGCTGCTTTAGAGTCAATTAAATGGGCTATGGAGCAGGGAATAAAGAATTTGATTTTAGAAGGTGATAACAAAAATGTAGTCAATGCCATTAATGGCAATATGAACTATATTAACTGGACTACAAATAGTGTAGTTCAGGAAtgtctttttctgttaaaaagtTTTGAGAATTGGTCTTGTTCTTTTGTTAAGAGAGATGCGAACTCAATTGCAGACACCTTGGCAAAACATGTTAGAGCCAATGgtaatggtctttggtaccttgtCCCTCCAGATTTCCTTCATGGAGATTTAAGGAAGGATCTATCTATGTAA
- the LOC113295612 gene encoding uncharacterized protein LOC113295612 — protein MRVLYWNVNGVSKVEAGLKLRELVREFRPVIICIAEPKIPYAYGVMLRLNLDGFVKKAIHNSSSSSIGNLWILWSEDIEEPVVLNSKRQAVTVKTEGVFVSCVHASYIQVFRRRLWCQLAAVDITTPWLVIGDFNCVLCNEEKKGGREVISSSINWMEDNGIFEADSLGSKFTWTNGQLGGRRIVSKLDRAIINEPWLNKFSNWSCKALPREFYDHSTLIGYSFVASRPKRAPFRIQKMWFTHLDFMRMVEASWSAPVYGNPDFVFPFKLKRLKVAMKVWNQQVFGNVNARLSQAQLRFEVASRNSDEDPFDTFKQNEMKDASVLVNEARMQQHIMLKQKSRNKWILEGSSNSSYFHSSIKTRRSSNTISESVNEEGCIIKEPDQLRDHVVFYYENKFNGVDEPIEDSLFGHCWDLIHEDLEKAIIYCWSSKVIPNRANSSLILLLAKVRGADSLKKYRPIGLSNFFFKIFTKILATRLGKVLDKLVSEEQVAFMKGRNIHENISLASELVNELHIKRKDGNLGLKLDISQDFDTGNQKSLTNLLRFLEVYQQASGQRVCREKSKIYFGGGSLHKRQAIANFLGMGVTFFPDRYLGVKVMPGRVKYSHISNVVDKLKDHLSVYKGKMLSFQDRVVLIKSVLASYAIHNMVVYRWPVKFVKQSERVIRNFLWSGDSDLDKAFVVGYDKICSPVKEGGLGITSLSNMNKALIMKLWWSIKTSKKNWARFMESIYTCRDGRLKMARVKYSILSGIRWRTDLDRRARVSDIIVQNQWHLEGEHMHDLASAGVARENLPRRLMGSDERIWMPDLKGMFSVRSARDLVRSKYPLLLEANLLWRRVVHPALAAQNWKFVRGACSTLDKVKSRFKIALPSRCSVCQIEEESLEHILWSCSAAKRACQWLEGIFHLKSCYNLIASNKQAKGCSRMVKDLWLVSNLVLCSELWFQRNKMVYEKKKPCWNFFKKRVFNFIHEYSDRMKGCMLNRVEDLEILVFFRVKCHKVKMLEPVECLWQPPMQNQLLLCCDGSSRGNPWVAGAGVVARNSACEVVGAMCVGLGVISNFLAELYSILIGLDWAVQWGYRDVLVRTDSMSVITALEGDNIPWFARHRWYEAKVKFDSIQLVHTFREANFAADKMAKTGCFLDSGVRLNFVGRPLLLNLIEYPNVSYFHFK, from the exons atgagagttctatattggaatGTCAATGGGGTGTCGAAGGTGGAGGCTGGTTTGAAGCTGCGTGAATTAGTTAGGGAGTTTAGGCCGGTTATCATTTGTATTGCTGAGCCGAAAATTCCATATGCCTATGGTGTGATGCTTCGTCTAAATTTAGATGGTTTTGTTAAAAAAGCAATTCATAATTCTTCTTCTAGTTCTATTGGTAATCTTTGGATACTTTGGAGTGAGGATATTGAAGAGCCAGTGGTGCTAAATAGCAAAAGACAAGCTGTTACGGTGAAAACTGAAGGAGTCTTTGTTTCTTGTGTTCATGCAAGTTATATTCAGGTGTTTAGAAGGAGATTATGGTGTCAACTAGCTGCGGTAGATATTACTACTCCTTGGCTGGTAATTGgagattttaattgtgttctttgCAATGAGGAGAAAAAAGGAGGTAGAGAGGTAATTTCTTCTAGTATtaattggatggaggataatggtATTTTTGAGGCTGATTCTTTGGGTTCTAAATTCACTTGGACTAATGGTCAGTTGGGAGGGAGAAGAATTGTTAGTAAGCTGGATCGTGCCATTATCAATGAGCCTTGGTTAAATAAGTTTTCTAATTGGAgttgtaaagctcttcctagggaattTTATGatcattcgactcttattggttattcttttgtgGCTTCTAGACCGAAACGTGCTCCTTTCagaattcagaagatgtggtttacGCATTTAGATTTTATGAGAATGGTTGAAGCTTCTTGGAGTGCCCCGGTGTATGGTAATCCTGATTTTGTTTTTCCCTTCAAGCTAAAGAGATTGAAGGTGGCTATGAAAGTGTGGAATCAGCAGGTGTTTGGTAATGTGAATGCAAGGCTAAGTCAGGCTCAATTGAGGTTTGAAGTGGCTAGTAGGAATTCTGATGAAGACCCATTTGACACTTTCAAGCAAAATGAGATGAAGGATGCGTCGGTGTTGGTTAATGAAGCACGTATGCAGCAACATATTATGTTGAAGCAAAAATCTCGAAATAAATGGATTTTGGAGGGTTCAAGTAATTCTTCTTATTTTCATAGTTCAATTAAAACTCGTAGAAGTTCTAACACAATTTCGGAGTCGGTGAATGAGGAGGGGTGTATTATTAAGGAGCCGGACCAGTTAAGAGACCATGTTGTTTTttattatgaaaacaagttcaatGGAGTGGATGAGCCGATTGAGGATAGTTTGTTTGG gcattgttgggattTAATTCATGAGGACTTAGAGAAGGCTATTATATATTGTTGGAGTTCCAAAGTTATTCCTAATAGGGCTAATTCTAGTCTCATTCTTCTGCTGGCTAAGGTGAGAGGGGCTGATAGTTTGAAGAAATATAGgccaattggtcttagtaattttttcttcaaaatttttaccaaaATTCTAGCAACTAGACTTGGTAAAGTCTTGGATAAGTTGGTATCGGAGGAGCAGGTGGCGTTTATGAAAGGGAGGAacattcatgagaatattagtttggcTTCTGAATTGGTTAATGAGTTGCACATTAAAAGAAAGGATGGAAACTTAGGTCTCAAGCTGGATATCTCTCAAGATTTTGATACG GGGAATCAGAAGAGTCTGACAAACTTGTTGAGGTTTCTTGAGGTTTATCAACAGGCGTCTGGTCaaagggtttgtagggagaagagcaaaatttattttggagGTGGGTCGTTGCATAAGAGGCAGGCTATTGCTAATTTCTTAGGCATGGGTGTTACTTTCTTTCcggatagatatttgggagttaaggtgatgcctgGCAGGGTGAAATATAGTCATATTAGTAATGTGGTGGATAAGTTGAAGGATCATCTCTCGGTGTATAAAGGTAAAATGCTTTCCTTTCAGGATCGGGTAGTGCTTATTAAATCTGTCCTTGCAAGCTATGCCATTCATAACATGGTTGTGTATAGGTGGCCTGTTAAATTTGTTAAGCAAAGTGAACGTgttattcgtaattttctttggtcgggaGATTCAGACTTGGATAAAGCTTTTGTGGTGGGAtatgataagatttgtagtccggTGAAGGAAGGGGGTCTTGGGATTACTAGCTTGAGTAATATGAACAAGGCTCTGATCATGAAGTTGTGGTGGAGTATTAAAACTTCTAAGAAGAATTGGGCTAGATTTATGGAGTCGATATACACTTGTAGAGATGGTCGTCTGAAGATGGCAAGAGTTAAATATTCAATTTTGTCGGGGATTCGATGG AGAACTGACCTTGACAGACGTGCGAGAGTTAGTGATATCATAGTGCAGAATCAATGGCATTTGGAGGGAGAGCATATGCATGACCTTGCAAGTGCTGGTGTGGCTAGGGAGAATTTACCAAGAAGGCTTATGGGCAGTGATGAGAGGATTTGGATGCCAGATCTAAAGGGAATGTTTTCTGTCAGGTCTGCAAGGGATTTGGTGCGCAGCAAGTATCCTTTGCTTCTTGAAGCAAATCTGTTGTGGAGGAGGGTGGTGCACCCGGCTTTAGCAGCTCAGAATTGGAAATTCGTTAGGGGAGCTTGTTCAACTCTGGACAAAGTTAAGAGTAGATTCAAGATTGCTCTTCCATCTCGGtgcagtgtgtgtcagattgaggaggagtctttgGAGCATATTCTCTGGAGTTGTAGTGCTGCTAAACGTGCTTGCCAGTGGTTGGAAGGTATTTTTCATCTTAAATCTTGTTATAACTTGATTGCTTCTAATAAACAAGCAAAAGGTTGTAGTAGAATGGTTAAAGATCTGTGGCTTGTCTCCAATCTAGTGCTGTGTTCAGAACTGTGGTTTCAAAGGAATAAGATGGTTTATGAGAAGAAGAAACCTTGCTGGAATTTCTTCAAGAAGCGTGTGTTTAATTTCATTCATGAATACTCAGATAGAATGAAGGGGTGTATGCTTAACAGGGTTGAAGATCTGGAGATATTGGTTTTTTTCAGAGTAAAATGCCATAAGGTGAAGATGTTGGAACCTGTTGAGTGTCTTTGGCAGCCTCCAATGCAAAATCAACTCTTGTTGTGCTGTGATGGATCTTCTAGAGGTAACCCATGGGTGGCCGGAGCTGGAGTGGTGGCTAGGAATTCAGCTTGTGAAGTGGTGGGAGCAATGTGTGTTGGCCTTGGTGTTATTTCTAATTTTTTGGCGGAATTATATAGCATTCTAATTGGCTTAGATTGGGCAGTTCAATGGGGTTACAGAGATGTGCTTGTAAGGACTGATTCTATGAGTGTTATAACTGCTTTGGAAGGGGATAATATACCATGGTTTGCAAGACATAGATGGTATGAAGCTAAAGTCAAGTTTGATTCTATTCAATTGGTGCATACGTTTCGtgaagcaaattttgcagctgataagATGGCAAAGACTGGTTGTTTTTTAGATTCTGGAGTGAGACTCAATTTTGTTGGGCGTCCTCTTTTGTTAAACTTAATTGAGTATCCTAAtgtttcttattttcattttaaatag